One window from the genome of Streptococcus salivarius encodes:
- a CDS encoding thioredoxin family protein — protein sequence MKKIQFILMASFVLGTCQLAVLSGAADELDVKESTVELSNNSVENGEVENVEVSSETASQQVAEKVESISETKENSLPQSSQTGVVETEVRSEEVSVETYEKNLENLKPVSYSDVTNMLTEDGGDHILYVGRPTCYYCRQNSPVLKDFNTLIDGQLLYYNTDSDQLDRESRKILFDKLGIPGTPSVIRLKNGQLVSGYLGSAPDARDIYQAVFKEETEKTETPERTEVVEKVENPLPESPSEDTIKDSDKDVINHTEGSVTSLMSQIKQVFRNLTDLFISLLGKFI from the coding sequence ATGAAGAAAATACAATTTATTTTGATGGCGAGTTTTGTTTTAGGTACTTGCCAGTTAGCAGTGCTTAGTGGAGCAGCGGATGAGTTAGATGTTAAGGAGTCTACAGTCGAATTATCCAATAATTCTGTTGAGAATGGTGAAGTAGAGAATGTGGAAGTTTCTTCTGAAACAGCTTCTCAACAGGTAGCTGAGAAAGTTGAATCTATTAGCGAGACAAAGGAAAATTCGCTTCCTCAATCATCACAGACAGGAGTGGTTGAGACAGAAGTAAGGTCCGAAGAGGTCTCGGTTGAAACTTATGAAAAGAATCTTGAAAACCTGAAGCCAGTCTCTTATAGTGATGTCACAAATATGTTGACTGAAGATGGCGGGGACCATATCCTTTATGTTGGCCGGCCAACCTGCTACTATTGTCGTCAAAATTCTCCAGTTTTGAAGGATTTCAATACCCTGATTGATGGTCAGCTTCTTTATTACAATACAGATTCAGATCAGTTGGACCGTGAGTCTCGTAAAATACTATTTGATAAGCTAGGAATTCCAGGGACTCCAAGTGTCATTCGTCTCAAAAATGGTCAATTGGTTTCTGGCTATCTTGGCAGTGCTCCAGATGCCCGAGATATTTATCAGGCTGTTTTCAAGGAAGAAACTGAGAAAACAGAGACACCAGAGAGAACAGAAGTAGTAGAGAAGGTGGAAAATCCCTTGCCTGAGTCCCCTTCTGAAGATACTATCAAGGATAGTGATAAGGATGTAATTAATCATACTGAAGGGTCTGTTACTAGCCTAATGTCTCAAATTAAGCAAGTTTTTAGGAATCTAACAGATCTGTTTATAAGTCTTTTAGGGAAATTTATCTAA
- a CDS encoding DUF3923 family protein has protein sequence MVKKRFFIGFNGILLALFLDICLLISIRTVDHHGHFQSATDKWETLLYVLGIYFSFLLFEVIFYLILKHRRSKQVLEQVL, from the coding sequence ATGGTTAAAAAGCGTTTTTTTATAGGATTTAATGGTATTCTTCTAGCCTTATTTCTAGATATTTGTCTTTTAATTAGCATTCGTACAGTGGATCATCACGGCCATTTTCAATCAGCAACAGATAAATGGGAAACTTTGCTTTATGTTTTAGGAATTTATTTTAGTTTTCTTCTTTTTGAAGTTATTTTTTATCTTATTCTGAAACACCGTAGAAGTAAACAAGTTTTAGAACAGGTCTTATAA